The following coding sequences lie in one Mus musculus strain C57BL/6J chromosome 11, GRCm38.p6 C57BL/6J genomic window:
- the Spata48 gene encoding spermatogenesis-associated protein 48 isoform 4 (isoform 4 is encoded by transcript variant 4), whose amino-acid sequence MRLEEICVEQSQDDSEPLVQLDKKYNIKDSFYKSSTQKAYEDVPWDKMLPPKLDPEETTVEKAADHISQCFSLKRYERLPAITQMVGGLWDRFQTRLFSAPAKPINFVSPSTRSKYIPLYTGHVQSTDADNVDNPYGDIKSVASPRHSKLQYTNSSRSANIPGYTGKVHFTATHPTNSNIPSREPSADSEMNRLLLQEMRVDRFRHQGPMSQMVTTVKPYNPFNKKEKETLEY is encoded by the exons GATGATAGTGAACCACTTGTCCAGCTAGACAAGAAATATAACATAAAGGATTCATTTTACAAATCCTCGACACAGAA AGCTTATGAAGATGTTCCTTGGGACAAGATGCTACCACCAAAACTTGACCCAGAAGAAACAACCGTGGAAAAAGCTGCCGACCACATCTCACAGTGTTTTTCACTGAAAAGATATGAAAGACTACCAGCCATAACCCAG ATGGTCGGAGGACTTTGGGACAGATTTCAGACAAGATTGTTCTCAGCGCCAGCCAAACCAATCAATTT tgtGAGTCCAAGTACTAGGAGTAAATACATTCCTCTGTATAC TGGTCATGTGCAGAGCACAGACGCTGACAATGTGGACAATCCCTACGGAGATATCAAGTCTGTGGCCAGTCCTAGGCACTCTAAACTTCAGTATACAAACTCAAGCCG GTCTGCGAATATCCCAGGATACACTGGCAAGGTTCATTTCACAGCCACCCACCCAACAAATTCTAATATTCCATCAAGAGAGCCATCAGCAGATTCGGAGATGAACCG CCTCTTACTACAAGAAATGAGAGTCGACCGCTTCCGTCACCAGGGCCCAATGTCCCAAATGGTGACAACTGTGAAGCCCTACAACCcttttaacaagaaggaaaaagaaaccctTGAGTACTGA
- the Spata48 gene encoding spermatogenesis-associated protein 48 isoform 3 (isoform 3 is encoded by transcript variant 3) codes for MADHREIHLSLGTWLLDDSEPLVQLDKKYNIKDSFYKSSTQKAYEDVPWDKMLPPKLDPEETTVEKAADHISQCFSLKRYERLPAITQMVGGLWDRFQTRLFSAPAKPINFVSPSTRSKYIPLYTGHVQSTDADNVDNPYGDIKSVASPRHSKLQYTNSSRSANIPGYTGKVHFTATHPTNSNIPSREPSADSEMNRLLLQEMRVDRFRHQGPMSQMVTTVKPYNPFNKKEKETLEY; via the exons GATGATAGTGAACCACTTGTCCAGCTAGACAAGAAATATAACATAAAGGATTCATTTTACAAATCCTCGACACAGAA AGCTTATGAAGATGTTCCTTGGGACAAGATGCTACCACCAAAACTTGACCCAGAAGAAACAACCGTGGAAAAAGCTGCCGACCACATCTCACAGTGTTTTTCACTGAAAAGATATGAAAGACTACCAGCCATAACCCAG ATGGTCGGAGGACTTTGGGACAGATTTCAGACAAGATTGTTCTCAGCGCCAGCCAAACCAATCAATTT tgtGAGTCCAAGTACTAGGAGTAAATACATTCCTCTGTATAC TGGTCATGTGCAGAGCACAGACGCTGACAATGTGGACAATCCCTACGGAGATATCAAGTCTGTGGCCAGTCCTAGGCACTCTAAACTTCAGTATACAAACTCAAGCCG GTCTGCGAATATCCCAGGATACACTGGCAAGGTTCATTTCACAGCCACCCACCCAACAAATTCTAATATTCCATCAAGAGAGCCATCAGCAGATTCGGAGATGAACCG CCTCTTACTACAAGAAATGAGAGTCGACCGCTTCCGTCACCAGGGCCCAATGTCCCAAATGGTGACAACTGTGAAGCCCTACAACCcttttaacaagaaggaaaaagaaaccctTGAGTACTGA
- the Spata48 gene encoding spermatogenesis-associated protein 48 isoform X4, giving the protein MLPPKLDPEETTVEKAADHISQCFSLKRYERLPAITQMVGGLWDRFQTRLFSAPAKPINFVSPSTRSKYIPLYTGHVQSTDADNVDNPYGDIKSVASPRHSKLQYTNSSRSANIPGYTGKVHFTATHPTNSNIPSREPSADSEMNRLLLQEMRVDRFRHQGPMSQMVTTVKPYNPFNKKEKETLEY; this is encoded by the exons ATGCTACCACCAAAACTTGACCCAGAAGAAACAACCGTGGAAAAAGCTGCCGACCACATCTCACAGTGTTTTTCACTGAAAAGATATGAAAGACTACCAGCCATAACCCAG ATGGTCGGAGGACTTTGGGACAGATTTCAGACAAGATTGTTCTCAGCGCCAGCCAAACCAATCAATTT tgtGAGTCCAAGTACTAGGAGTAAATACATTCCTCTGTATAC TGGTCATGTGCAGAGCACAGACGCTGACAATGTGGACAATCCCTACGGAGATATCAAGTCTGTGGCCAGTCCTAGGCACTCTAAACTTCAGTATACAAACTCAAGCCG GTCTGCGAATATCCCAGGATACACTGGCAAGGTTCATTTCACAGCCACCCACCCAACAAATTCTAATATTCCATCAAGAGAGCCATCAGCAGATTCGGAGATGAACCG CCTCTTACTACAAGAAATGAGAGTCGACCGCTTCCGTCACCAGGGCCCAATGTCCCAAATGGTGACAACTGTGAAGCCCTACAACCcttttaacaagaaggaaaaagaaaccctTGAGTACTGA
- the Spata48 gene encoding spermatogenesis-associated protein 48 isoform 2 (isoform 2 is encoded by transcript variant 2) — translation MVGGLWDRFQTRLFSAPAKPINFVSPSTRSKYIPLYTGHVQSTDADNVDNPYGDIKSVASPRHSKLQYTNSSRSANIPGYTGKVHFTATHPTNSNIPSREPSADSEMNRLLLQEMRVDRFRHQGPMSQMVTTVKPYNPFNKKEKETLEY, via the exons ATGGTCGGAGGACTTTGGGACAGATTTCAGACAAGATTGTTCTCAGCGCCAGCCAAACCAATCAATTT tgtGAGTCCAAGTACTAGGAGTAAATACATTCCTCTGTATAC TGGTCATGTGCAGAGCACAGACGCTGACAATGTGGACAATCCCTACGGAGATATCAAGTCTGTGGCCAGTCCTAGGCACTCTAAACTTCAGTATACAAACTCAAGCCG GTCTGCGAATATCCCAGGATACACTGGCAAGGTTCATTTCACAGCCACCCACCCAACAAATTCTAATATTCCATCAAGAGAGCCATCAGCAGATTCGGAGATGAACCG CCTCTTACTACAAGAAATGAGAGTCGACCGCTTCCGTCACCAGGGCCCAATGTCCCAAATGGTGACAACTGTGAAGCCCTACAACCcttttaacaagaaggaaaaagaaaccctTGAGTACTGA